One stretch of Cheilinus undulatus linkage group 5, ASM1832078v1, whole genome shotgun sequence DNA includes these proteins:
- the bnip3la gene encoding BCL2 interacting protein 3 like a, with translation MSTAAAQRNNNEEPGLHGSWVELELNGNTGAQGNMQTNLQAAPAADQINANAGISQTMQTLEVVPESDETLIGGLEHVPSSSSIHNGDMEKILLDAQHESSPSNSACDSPHRPPSPEQDEGQITFDVEMPSPRGSQSEEEGLDQEREEDILMNKEVEWVADWSSRPENIPPKEFHFRHPRRSVSLSMRKSGVMKKGGIFSAEFLKVFIPSLLISHILALGLGVYIGKRIATAPTSSY, from the exons ATGTCCACCGCTGCTGCTCAACGGAACAATAACGAAGAGCCCGGGCTTCACG GCTCTTGGGTAGAGCTGGAGCTGAATGGGAACACAGGGGCCCAGGGCAACATGCAGACCAACCTGCAAGCGGCACCAGCTGCAGACCAAATAAATGCCAATGCTGGCATTAGTCAAACCATGCAGACCCTGGAAGTGGTGCCTGAGAGCGATGAAACCCTTATTGGAGGACTAGAGCACGTGCCGTCATCCTCTTCTATCCACAATGGAGACATGGAAAAGATCCTACTGGATGCACAGCATGAATCCAGCCCTAGTAACTCTGCTTGTGATAG TCCTCACAGGCCACCAAGTCCAGAACAGGATGAAGGCCAGATAACTTTTGATGTAGAAATGCCAAGTCCAAGAGGTAGTCAG TCAGAGGAAGAAGGTCTGGAccaggagagagaagaagacatTTTGATGAACAAAGAAGTTGAGTGggtcgctgattggtccagccGGCCTGAAAACATTCCACCAAA AGAATTCCACTTCAGGCACCCCAGACGTTCAGTTTCTCTCAGTATGAGAAAGAGTGGAGTCATGAAGAAAGGGGGCATCTTTTCTGCAGAATTCCTCAAAGTTTTCATCCCTTCCTTGCTCATCTCACACATTCTCGCTCTCGGCCTCGG cgtGTACATTGGGAAGAGAATTGCCACAGCCCCCACCAGTTCCTACTGA